In Trifolium pratense cultivar HEN17-A07 linkage group LG7, ARS_RC_1.1, whole genome shotgun sequence, a genomic segment contains:
- the LOC123899064 gene encoding cytochrome P450 71D10-like, translating into MELYHPFSNIIIFIVSFLFLLVLLKIVKRWSYNNFMINLLPPGPWTLPLIGNIHQVISRSLPHHRFKILADKYGPLMHLKLGEVPYLIVTSPTMAKEIMKTHDLNFCDRPNLLLSTIFTYNATDIVFSTYGEHWRKLRKICVEQLLSVKRVESFRFIREEEVSDLVKSIFVSEGLIVNLTQKISSLTYGIVARTAFGKKSKHQQAFKSAIEQVLSLLGGICISDLYPSIKILPKMSRAKTKLEKLHRQLDMILQDIIDGHKSSHSEVCKDEEDLVDALIKIQQENDYSQSQNPLTDDNIKSIIQDMFAAGSETSSGVVLWAISEMIKNPKVMEAAQVEVRRVFDKKGYVDETELHQLIYLKNVIKETLRLHPSVPLLVPRESREKCQVNGYEIPAKTRIVVNVWAIGRDQRYWVEAESFKPSRFVNNPIDFKGTNFEYIPFGAGRRICPGIAFGLPNIELPLAQLLYHFDWKLPNKMKNEDLDMTESFGITLRRKNDLCLIPFTRRP; encoded by the exons ATGGAGCTCTACCACCCTTTTTCTAATATCATCATCTTCATAGTTTCCTTTCTATTCCTCTTGGTACTACTCAAAATAGTTAAAAGATGGAGTTATAACAATTTCATGATCAACTTACTACCACCTGGACCATGGACACTGCCTCTCATAGGAAATATACATCAAGTTATCAGTAGATCATTGCCCCATCATCGCTTCAAAATTTTGGCAGATAAATATGGACCCTTAATGCACCTAAAACTAGGAGAGGTACCATACCTAATAGTTACTTCACCAACAATGGCCAAAGAGATTATGAAAACACATGACCTCAACTTTTGTGATAGGCCAAACCTTCTTTTGTCCACAATATTTACGTATAATGCTACTGATATTGTTTTCTCTACATATGGAGAACATTGGAGGAAACTACGAAAGATATGTGTTGAACAACTATTAAGTGTAAAGCGTGTCGAATCATTTAGGTTTATAAGAGAAGAAGAAGTGTCAGATCTTGTTAAATCAATATTTGTAAGTGAAGGGTTGATTGTTAATCTCACTCAGAAGATTAGTTCATTGACATATGGGATAGTGGCTCGAACGGCTTTTGGGAAAAAGAGCAAACACCAACAAGCGTTCAAATCAGCAATAGAACAAGTATTGAGTTTATTAGGCGGAATTTGTATTTCTGATTTATATCCTTCTATTAAAATTCTTCCAAAGATGAGTAGGGCGAAAACCAAACTTGAAAAACTTCATAGACAGCTTGATATGATATTGCAAGACATCATTGATGGTCACAAAAGCAGTCACAGTGAAGTATGCAAGGATGAAGAAGATCTAGTTGATGCTCTTATCAAGATCCAACAAGAAAATGATTACTCACAATCACAAAATCCCTTGACAGATGATAATATAAAATCAATCATCCAG GACATGTTTGCTGCTGGTAGTGAAACTTCGTCAGGGGTTGTGTTATGGGCGATATCTGAAATGATAAAGAATCCAAAGGTGATGGAAGCAGCACAAGTTGAGGTTAGAAGAGTTTTTGATAAAAAGGGgtatgtggatgaaacagaatTGCACCAATTGATATACTTAAAGAATGTCATAAAAGAAACACTCAGGTTGCACCCTAGTGTACCATTGTTGGTCCCAAGAGAAAGTAGGGAAAAATGCCAAGTCAATGGGTATGAGATCCCAGCTAAGACAAGGATTGTAGTCAATGTTTGGGCAATTGGAAGAGATCAAAGGTACTGGGTTGAAGCTGAGAGTTTCAAACCTAGTAGGTTTGTTAATAATCCAATTGATTTCAAAGGAACAAACTTTGAATACATACCATTTGGTGCTGGAAGAAGGATTTGTCCGGGCATTGCATTTGGTTTACCCAACATTGAGTTGCCTCTTGCGCAGTTACTTTACCACTTTGATTGGAAACTTCCCAATAAAATGAAGAATGAAGATCTGGATATGACCGAGTCGTTTGGGATTACTCTAAGAAGAAAAAACGACCTATGCTTGATTCCTTTTACTCGGCGTCCTTAA